A region from the Stutzerimonas stutzeri genome encodes:
- the cysE gene encoding serine O-acetyltransferase, with protein MFDRMREDIQSVFHRDPAARNAFEVVTCYPGLHAVWFHRVSHWLWQNDCKWLARMNSNLARWLTGIEIHPGAQIGRRFFIDHGMGIVIGETAQIGDDVTLYHGVTLGGTSWNKGKRHPTLEDGVIVGAGAKILGPFTVGAGAKVGSNAVVTRAVPAGATAVGIPGRVIVKADDEQEAKRKAIAEKIGFDAYGVTEDMPDPVARAIGQLLDHVQAVEERMEGMCKALTALGSDYCAKQMPELREEDFAEVKSVGDEPRA; from the coding sequence ATGTTCGATCGCATGCGCGAAGATATCCAGAGCGTTTTTCATCGCGATCCGGCGGCGCGTAACGCGTTCGAGGTTGTCACCTGCTATCCGGGGTTGCATGCAGTCTGGTTTCATCGGGTTTCGCATTGGCTGTGGCAGAACGACTGCAAGTGGCTCGCGCGAATGAATTCGAACCTGGCGCGCTGGCTGACCGGGATCGAGATTCATCCGGGCGCGCAGATCGGTCGTCGTTTCTTCATCGATCACGGCATGGGTATCGTAATCGGCGAGACCGCGCAGATCGGTGACGATGTGACGCTCTATCACGGCGTGACGCTGGGCGGCACCAGCTGGAACAAGGGCAAGCGCCATCCGACCCTCGAGGATGGGGTGATCGTCGGTGCCGGGGCGAAGATTCTCGGGCCGTTCACGGTGGGCGCGGGCGCCAAGGTGGGTTCCAATGCCGTCGTGACGCGTGCGGTGCCGGCTGGCGCCACCGCGGTGGGTATTCCGGGGCGGGTGATCGTCAAGGCCGATGACGAGCAAGAGGCCAAGCGCAAGGCGATTGCCGAGAAGATCGGCTTCGACGCTTATGGCGTGACCGAGGATATGCCTGACCCTGTGGCGCGGGCCATCGGCCAGTTGCTCGATCACGTCCAGGCGGTTGAGGAGCGCATGGAGGGCATGTGCAAGGCGTTGACCGCACTGGGTAGCGATTACTGCGCCAAGCAGATGCCTGAACTTCGCGAAGAAGATTTCGCCGAGGTCAAGAGCGTCGGTGACGAGCCGCGCGCCTGA
- the tgt gene encoding tRNA guanosine(34) transglycosylase Tgt, with protein sequence MSFELLATEGRARRGRLTFPRGTVETPAFMPVGTYGTVKGMLPRDIEAIGAQIILGNTFHLWLRPGTEVIKAHGDLHDFMQWQGPILTDSGGFQVFSLGAMRKIKEEGVYFASPVDGAKVFMGPEESMQVQRDLGSDIVMIFDECTPYPADEEVARRSMELSLRWARRSKDAHGDSPAALFGIVQGGMHESLRMRSLEGLCEIGFDGLAIGGLSVGEPKEEMIRVLDFLPPQMPADKPRYLMGVGKPEDLVEGVRRGVDMFDCVMPTRNARNGHLFTDSGVVKIRNAVHRFDDAPLETGCDCYTCQHFSRAYLHHLDKCGEMLGSMLNTIHNLRHYQRLMAGLRDAIQQGTLAAFVDAFYAKRGLPTPPLA encoded by the coding sequence ATGTCCTTCGAACTGCTCGCGACCGAGGGGCGAGCGCGTCGTGGGCGCTTGACCTTCCCGCGCGGTACGGTGGAAACGCCAGCGTTCATGCCAGTGGGTACTTACGGCACGGTCAAAGGCATGTTGCCGCGCGATATCGAGGCAATCGGTGCGCAGATCATTCTTGGCAATACCTTTCATCTCTGGCTGCGGCCCGGTACCGAGGTCATCAAGGCGCATGGCGACCTGCATGATTTCATGCAATGGCAAGGACCGATCCTGACCGATTCCGGTGGCTTTCAGGTCTTCAGTCTGGGCGCGATGCGCAAGATCAAGGAGGAGGGCGTCTATTTCGCCTCGCCAGTCGACGGCGCCAAGGTGTTCATGGGACCGGAAGAGTCGATGCAGGTGCAGCGCGATCTGGGCTCCGACATCGTCATGATCTTCGATGAATGCACGCCGTATCCGGCGGATGAAGAGGTTGCGCGGCGCTCGATGGAGCTATCCCTGCGCTGGGCGCGACGCTCCAAGGATGCACACGGCGACAGCCCTGCCGCTTTGTTCGGTATCGTCCAGGGTGGCATGCACGAGTCGCTGCGCATGCGGTCGCTCGAAGGGCTCTGCGAAATCGGCTTCGATGGTCTGGCTATTGGCGGGCTTTCGGTCGGCGAGCCCAAGGAGGAGATGATTCGCGTGCTGGATTTCCTCCCGCCGCAGATGCCGGCCGACAAGCCACGTTACCTGATGGGGGTAGGTAAGCCGGAGGATCTGGTCGAGGGTGTGCGACGCGGTGTCGATATGTTCGACTGCGTGATGCCGACCCGCAACGCGCGCAATGGCCATTTGTTCACCGACAGTGGAGTCGTCAAGATCCGCAACGCCGTGCACCGTTTCGACGATGCTCCGCTGGAAACGGGGTGCGACTGCTACACCTGCCAGCATTTCTCGCGCGCTTATCTGCATCATCTGGATAAATGCGGCGAAATGCTGGGCAGCATGCTGAATACGATCCACAATTTGCGACATTATCAGCGGCTCATGGCTGGTTTACGCGATGCTATCCAACAGGGTACATTGGCGGCCTTTGTCGACGCCTTCTATGCCAAGCGCGGCCTGCCAACCCCGCCGCTTGCGTGA
- the hscB gene encoding co-chaperone HscB, whose product MGTLCHFALFELQPAFDLDQDMLSARYRELARKVHPDRFADAGETEQRHAIERSANLNEAYQTLKMPSRRARYLLTLQGREMPLEATVQDPAFLMQQMQWREELEELQDDADITGIASFKTRLKSAQQALNDSFARIWQDDSQREEAERLVRRMQFLDKLSQEVRQLEERLDD is encoded by the coding sequence GTGGGAACTCTTTGTCACTTTGCGCTGTTCGAGTTGCAGCCCGCTTTCGATCTCGATCAGGACATGCTTTCGGCTCGTTATCGCGAGCTCGCCCGCAAGGTCCACCCCGATCGGTTCGCCGACGCGGGCGAGACGGAGCAGCGACACGCCATCGAGCGCTCGGCGAACCTGAATGAGGCCTATCAGACCCTGAAGATGCCTTCGCGGCGGGCCCGTTATCTGCTTACGCTGCAGGGACGGGAAATGCCGCTGGAGGCAACCGTTCAGGATCCGGCCTTCCTCATGCAGCAGATGCAGTGGCGCGAGGAGCTCGAAGAGTTGCAGGACGATGCGGATATCACCGGCATCGCTTCGTTCAAGACTCGCCTCAAGTCGGCCCAGCAGGCGCTCAACGACTCGTTCGCGCGCATCTGGCAGGACGACTCGCAGCGCGAAGAGGCGGAGCGGCTGGTGCGGCGTATGCAATTTCTCGACAAATTGTCGCAGGAAGTGCGCCAACTGGAAGAGCGCCTCGACGACTAA
- the yajC gene encoding preprotein translocase subunit YajC, whose amino-acid sequence MSFLIPAAYAQEAAAGPAGSGFEWLFLVGFLVIFYLMIWRPQAKRAKEHKNLIGGLQKGDEVVTSGGIAGKVTKVSDDFVVIEVSDSVELKFQKVAIAATLPKGTLKAI is encoded by the coding sequence ATGAGCTTTCTGATTCCCGCCGCCTACGCCCAAGAGGCTGCCGCCGGTCCCGCTGGTAGCGGCTTCGAGTGGTTGTTCCTGGTCGGCTTCCTGGTCATCTTCTATCTGATGATCTGGCGTCCGCAGGCCAAGCGCGCCAAGGAGCACAAGAATCTGATCGGCGGCCTGCAGAAGGGCGACGAAGTCGTTACTTCCGGTGGGATCGCCGGCAAGGTCACCAAGGTCTCCGATGACTTCGTCGTGATCGAGGTTTCCGACTCGGTGGAGCTGAAGTTCCAGAAGGTGGCGATTGCGGCAACGCTGCCCAAAGGCACGCTGAAAGCCATCTGA
- the iscR gene encoding Fe-S cluster assembly transcriptional regulator IscR, giving the protein MRLTTKGRYAVTAMLDLALHAQHGPVSLADISERQGISLSYLEQLFAKLRRGSLVTSVRGPGGGYQLSREMAGIQVAQVIDAVNESVDATRCQGLGDCHSGDTCLTHHLWCDLSQQIHEFLSGISLADLVMRREVQEVALRQDMRRANGQTSQLDKIEASAVE; this is encoded by the coding sequence ATGCGATTGACTACCAAAGGCCGTTACGCCGTCACTGCGATGCTCGACCTTGCGCTGCATGCGCAACACGGGCCGGTGTCCCTTGCGGATATTTCCGAGCGGCAAGGCATCTCGCTTTCCTATCTTGAGCAACTGTTCGCCAAGCTGCGCCGTGGCAGCCTGGTTACCAGCGTTCGAGGGCCGGGTGGTGGTTATCAATTGTCCCGTGAAATGGCGGGCATACAGGTTGCGCAAGTAATCGATGCGGTCAATGAATCAGTCGATGCCACCCGTTGCCAAGGGCTGGGCGATTGCCATTCGGGCGATACCTGCCTGACCCATCATCTGTGGTGCGATCTGAGCCAGCAGATCCATGAGTTCCTGAGTGGTATCAGTCTGGCGGATCTGGTGATGCGTCGCGAGGTTCAGGAAGTGGCTCTGCGCCAGGACATGCGTCGCGCCAATGGTCAGACTTCGCAACTGGATAAGATTGAAGCGTCCGCCGTCGAATGA
- the secD gene encoding protein translocase subunit SecD: MLNRFPLWKYLLIVVVLGIACIYSAPNLYPDDPAVQITGATTSLNVTEADLDRASKALAAAGIEVEATSLDEQGRGGLLRLIDQNDQLPAKDVVRRALGDAYVVALNLAPTTPEWLRALAASPMKLGLDLSGGVHFLLEVDMDKAVETRLNVYEGEVKSLLRKERVRYRSLPQANNGIQLGFADEATLSAAQSLIRKNFNDFDLTTTERNGLQVLRLAITEAKLAEIREYSIKQNLTTVRNRVNELGVSEPLVQRQGANRIVVELPGVQDTAEAKRILGKTANLEFRLAAEADAPRATTETFEFREQGRPPVQLERNLIITGDQVTDAQASFDENGRPQVNIRLDGHGGDLMNRATRSNVGRSMAVIFIEQRPTTRYVKQMVDGVEQEVRVETFQEEKKIISLATIQSALGSQFRITGLDGQGESSELALLLRAGGLAAPMYFAEERTIGPSLGAENIDLGINAALWGFLFVAVFMVLIYKFFGLLATVALLFNMVALTALMSMLGATLTLPGIAGIVLTMGMAVDANVLIFSRIREEIANGMAIQRAIHEGFDRAFSAIVDGNLTTLLVGGILFAMGTGPIKGFAVTLSLGIITSMFTAVIVTRAMVNLIYGGRDLKKLWI; encoded by the coding sequence ATGCTCAATAGATTCCCTCTCTGGAAATACCTGCTGATTGTGGTGGTGCTTGGCATCGCCTGCATTTATTCGGCACCCAATCTGTATCCCGATGACCCGGCTGTTCAAATAACCGGCGCTACGACTTCCCTCAACGTCACCGAGGCCGATCTCGATCGTGCCAGCAAGGCGCTGGCTGCCGCTGGTATCGAAGTCGAGGCGACGAGCCTGGACGAGCAAGGCCGTGGTGGTCTGTTGCGGCTGATCGATCAGAATGACCAGCTGCCGGCTAAGGATGTAGTGCGACGGGCGCTGGGCGATGCCTACGTGGTTGCGCTGAACCTGGCCCCAACCACGCCGGAGTGGCTGCGCGCCCTGGCCGCGAGTCCGATGAAGCTTGGTCTGGACCTGTCGGGCGGTGTGCACTTCCTGCTGGAAGTCGACATGGACAAGGCCGTCGAGACCCGTCTCAACGTGTACGAAGGCGAGGTCAAGTCGCTGCTGCGCAAAGAGCGCGTCCGTTATCGTAGTTTGCCGCAGGCCAACAACGGCATTCAGCTCGGTTTTGCCGACGAGGCCACCCTGTCCGCAGCTCAGTCGCTGATACGCAAGAACTTCAATGATTTCGACCTGACTACCACTGAGCGCAACGGTCTGCAGGTGCTCCGCCTGGCGATCACCGAGGCCAAGCTTGCCGAGATTCGCGAATACTCGATCAAGCAGAACCTGACCACCGTGCGCAACCGCGTCAACGAGCTGGGGGTTTCCGAGCCGCTGGTTCAGCGTCAGGGTGCCAACCGCATCGTTGTCGAACTCCCGGGCGTGCAGGACACGGCCGAGGCGAAGCGTATCCTCGGCAAGACGGCCAACCTCGAGTTTCGTCTGGCTGCCGAGGCGGACGCGCCCCGCGCGACCACCGAGACGTTCGAGTTCCGCGAGCAGGGACGTCCACCCGTGCAGCTGGAGCGCAACCTGATCATCACGGGTGACCAGGTGACCGACGCGCAGGCCAGCTTCGATGAAAACGGCAGGCCGCAAGTGAACATTCGTCTCGATGGCCATGGCGGCGACCTGATGAATCGGGCGACACGCAGCAATGTCGGTCGCAGCATGGCCGTGATCTTCATCGAGCAGCGCCCGACCACTCGCTATGTCAAGCAGATGGTCGACGGTGTCGAGCAGGAGGTTCGAGTCGAGACGTTTCAGGAAGAGAAGAAGATCATTAGCCTGGCGACCATTCAGTCCGCGCTCGGCAGCCAGTTCCGCATCACCGGTCTCGATGGCCAGGGCGAATCGTCCGAGCTGGCGCTGCTGCTGCGCGCCGGCGGTCTGGCGGCGCCGATGTACTTCGCAGAAGAACGCACCATCGGTCCGAGCCTGGGCGCCGAGAATATTGATCTGGGCATCAACGCCGCGCTGTGGGGCTTCCTCTTCGTTGCGGTCTTCATGGTGCTGATCTACAAGTTTTTCGGCTTGCTGGCCACGGTTGCCCTGTTGTTCAACATGGTGGCCCTGACTGCGCTGATGTCGATGCTGGGGGCAACGCTGACCCTGCCAGGTATCGCCGGTATCGTGCTGACCATGGGGATGGCGGTCGACGCCAACGTGTTGATTTTTTCGCGCATCCGTGAAGAGATCGCCAATGGCATGGCCATTCAACGGGCGATACATGAAGGCTTCGATCGGGCTTTTTCGGCGATCGTCGACGGCAACCTGACCACGCTGCTGGTTGGGGGGATTCTGTTCGCCATGGGGACGGGGCCGATCAAGGGGTTCGCCGTGACGCTCTCACTCGGCATCATCACCTCGATGTTCACCGCCGTCATCGTGACTCGCGCCATGGTCAACCTGATCTATGGTGGCCGCGATCTCAAGAAATTGTGGATTTAA
- a CDS encoding glycine zipper 2TM domain-containing protein yields MNKSMLVGSVLGAVVVTAGGAFATYTLVDRGPKFAEVLAVEPVKETIKTPREVCREVTVTRQKPVQDSNRIAGTAVGAVVGGLLGNQVGGGNGKKIATVVGAVGGGYAGNQVQGRMQANDTYTTTETRCNTVTDSHDKVVGYDVKYQLNGAVSTVRMDRDPGSQIPLRDGQLVLTQQ; encoded by the coding sequence ATGAACAAGTCGATGCTGGTTGGTAGTGTCCTGGGGGCTGTGGTCGTCACAGCTGGTGGTGCGTTCGCCACCTATACCCTGGTCGATCGGGGGCCGAAATTCGCTGAGGTACTGGCGGTCGAGCCGGTCAAGGAAACCATCAAGACGCCGCGCGAGGTTTGTCGCGAGGTGACCGTGACGCGGCAGAAGCCCGTGCAAGACTCCAACCGTATTGCCGGTACCGCCGTGGGAGCGGTAGTCGGCGGTCTGTTGGGCAATCAGGTCGGTGGCGGCAATGGCAAGAAGATCGCCACCGTGGTCGGCGCGGTGGGTGGCGGTTACGCTGGAAATCAGGTGCAAGGCCGAATGCAGGCGAATGACACCTATACCACCACCGAAACCCGCTGCAACACGGTCACCGACAGCCACGACAAAGTGGTTGGCTATGACGTCAAGTATCAGTTGAACGGTGCCGTCAGTACGGTCCGAATGGATCGGGATCCTGGGAGCCAGATTCCGCTTCGTGATGGACAGTTGGTGTTAACTCAGCAGTGA
- a CDS encoding IscS subfamily cysteine desulfurase, whose amino-acid sequence MKLPIYLDYSATTPVDPRVAEKMIECLTAEGNFGNPASRSHAFGWRAEEAVENARRQVAELVNADPREIVWTSGATESDNLAIKGAAHFYASKGKHIVTSKIEHKAVLDTARQLEREGFEVTYIEPGEDGLITPAMVEAALRDDTVLVSIMHVNNEIGTINDIAAIGELTRARGVLFHVDAAQSTGKVEIDLEKMKVDLMSFSAHKTYGPKGVGALYVRRKPRVRLEAQMHGGGHERGMRSGTLAPHQSVGMGEAFRIAKEEMAAENERIAKLRDRFFKQVEHLEELYVNGSMTSRVPHNLNLSFNYVEGESLIMALKDLAVSSGSACTSASLEPSYVLRALGRNDELAHSSIRFNFGRFTTEEEVDYAAQKVSEAVTKLRELSPLWDMFKDGVDISQVEWAAH is encoded by the coding sequence ATGAAGTTGCCGATATACCTGGATTATTCAGCTACCACACCGGTCGATCCTCGCGTTGCCGAGAAAATGATCGAATGCCTCACTGCCGAAGGTAACTTCGGTAATCCAGCATCTCGTTCCCACGCCTTTGGCTGGCGCGCCGAGGAGGCGGTCGAGAACGCTCGTCGCCAGGTCGCTGAGCTGGTCAACGCCGACCCGCGTGAAATCGTCTGGACCTCCGGGGCGACCGAGTCGGACAACCTGGCGATCAAAGGTGCCGCCCACTTCTACGCCTCCAAAGGCAAGCACATCGTCACCAGCAAGATCGAGCACAAGGCTGTTCTGGATACGGCCCGCCAGCTGGAGCGTGAAGGCTTTGAAGTGACCTACATCGAGCCGGGCGAAGATGGCCTGATCACGCCGGCGATGGTCGAAGCCGCGCTGCGCGACGACACGGTGCTGGTGTCGATCATGCACGTGAACAACGAGATAGGCACGATCAATGACATCGCCGCCATTGGCGAGCTGACCCGTGCGCGCGGTGTGCTGTTTCATGTCGATGCTGCTCAATCGACCGGCAAGGTCGAGATCGACCTGGAGAAGATGAAGGTCGATCTGATGTCCTTCTCGGCCCATAAGACGTACGGCCCGAAAGGTGTCGGTGCGCTGTACGTGCGCCGCAAGCCGCGCGTGCGTCTTGAAGCGCAGATGCATGGCGGTGGCCACGAGCGCGGTATGCGCTCGGGAACGCTTGCACCGCACCAGTCGGTGGGCATGGGTGAGGCGTTCCGCATCGCCAAGGAAGAAATGGCTGCGGAGAACGAGCGAATCGCCAAGCTGCGCGACCGTTTCTTCAAGCAGGTCGAGCACCTGGAAGAGCTTTATGTGAACGGCAGCATGACCTCGCGGGTGCCGCACAACCTGAACCTGAGCTTCAACTACGTCGAGGGCGAGTCGCTGATCATGGCGCTCAAGGACCTGGCGGTTTCCTCTGGTTCAGCTTGCACGTCCGCTTCGCTGGAGCCGTCCTATGTGTTGCGTGCACTCGGTCGAAACGATGAGTTGGCGCACAGCTCGATCCGTTTCAATTTCGGTCGATTCACCACAGAAGAAGAAGTCGACTACGCCGCGCAGAAGGTCAGCGAGGCGGTTACCAAGCTGCGTGAGCTTTCGCCCTTGTGGGACATGTTCAAGGATGGCGTCGACATTTCGCAGGTCGAGTGGGCTGCCCACTGA
- the trmJ gene encoding tRNA (cytosine(32)/uridine(32)-2'-O)-methyltransferase TrmJ, translating into MSLQNIRVVLVNTSHAGNIGGAARAMKNMGLSRLVLVDPEDFPSPDAVARASGASDVLDSAQVVATLEEALVGCSLVLGTSARDRRIPWPLLDPRETGSVCLEQVERGGEVALVFGREYAGLTNEELQRCQYHVHIPSDPQFSSLNLAAAVQVLAYEVRMAWLAANNQPSKQEKLETTSMLNAQPVTADELEHYYGHLEETLVEIGFLDPQKPRHLMPRLRRLYGRSGISKLEMNILRGILTETQKAVRGEPHKRRSD; encoded by the coding sequence GTGTCGCTTCAGAACATTCGCGTGGTGCTGGTCAATACCAGTCATGCCGGCAACATTGGTGGCGCGGCCAGGGCCATGAAAAACATGGGCCTGTCCCGTCTGGTACTGGTCGATCCAGAGGATTTTCCGAGTCCGGACGCGGTCGCCCGTGCCTCGGGCGCCTCGGATGTTCTCGATTCGGCGCAAGTCGTTGCGACGCTGGAGGAGGCGTTGGTGGGGTGCAGTCTGGTGCTGGGAACCAGTGCGCGCGACCGGCGTATTCCCTGGCCGCTGCTCGATCCCCGCGAAACCGGTTCGGTCTGCCTGGAGCAGGTCGAGCGAGGAGGCGAGGTTGCGCTGGTGTTCGGGCGCGAGTATGCGGGGCTGACCAACGAGGAGCTGCAGCGCTGCCAATACCATGTGCACATCCCCTCCGACCCGCAGTTCAGCTCGCTGAATCTGGCTGCTGCCGTACAGGTGCTCGCATATGAGGTGCGCATGGCTTGGCTCGCGGCGAACAATCAGCCGAGCAAGCAGGAAAAGCTCGAAACCACCTCGATGCTCAATGCGCAGCCGGTGACGGCCGATGAGTTGGAGCACTACTACGGGCATCTCGAGGAAACCCTGGTCGAGATCGGTTTTCTCGATCCGCAAAAACCCCGGCACCTTATGCCTCGGTTGCGCAGGCTTTATGGCCGCAGCGGTATCAGCAAGCTGGAAATGAATATCCTGCGCGGCATCCTCACAGAAACCCAGAAGGCCGTCCGCGGCGAACCCCACAAGCGGAGATCTGATTGA
- the iscA gene encoding iron-sulfur cluster assembly protein IscA, whose translation MAISMTTAAANHVRRSLEGRGKGLGVRLGVRTTGCSGLAYVLEFVDEAAAEDSVFDSHGVKVIIDPKSLVYLDGTELDFVREGLNEGFKFNNPNVRGECGCGESFNI comes from the coding sequence ATGGCTATCAGCATGACGACCGCCGCTGCCAATCACGTGCGCCGTTCGCTGGAAGGGCGCGGCAAGGGGCTTGGCGTTCGGTTGGGTGTACGCACCACCGGCTGCTCCGGGCTGGCGTATGTCCTCGAATTCGTCGATGAGGCAGCTGCGGAAGACTCGGTCTTCGACAGCCACGGCGTGAAGGTCATCATTGATCCCAAAAGCCTGGTGTACCTCGACGGGACGGAGCTCGACTTCGTCCGTGAAGGGTTGAACGAAGGTTTCAAGTTCAATAACCCCAACGTACGTGGCGAATGCGGCTGCGGCGAGAGCTTCAATATCTGA
- the iscU gene encoding Fe-S cluster assembly scaffold IscU — MAYSDKVIDHYENPRNVGKFDAEDPSIGTGMVGAPACGDVMRLQIKVNEQGIIEDAKFKTYGCGSAIASSSLATEWMKGKTLEEAETIKNTQLAEELALPPVKIHCSVLAEDAIKAAVRDYREKKGLPQA; from the coding sequence ATGGCATACAGTGACAAGGTCATTGACCATTACGAAAATCCCCGCAACGTCGGCAAGTTCGACGCTGAGGATCCCTCCATCGGTACCGGTATGGTCGGTGCTCCGGCGTGCGGCGACGTGATGCGCTTGCAGATCAAGGTCAACGAGCAGGGCATCATCGAAGATGCCAAGTTCAAGACCTACGGCTGCGGTTCGGCCATCGCTTCGAGCTCTCTGGCCACTGAGTGGATGAAAGGCAAGACGCTGGAAGAAGCGGAAACCATCAAGAACACCCAGTTGGCTGAAGAGCTGGCATTGCCGCCGGTGAAGATTCACTGTTCGGTGCTGGCCGAAGACGCGATCAAAGCGGCCGTTCGCGATTACCGTGAGAAGAAAGGGTTGCCTCAGGCCTAA
- the suhB gene encoding inositol-phosphate phosphatase: MQPMLNIALRAARSAGEMIVRSTERLDVISVSEKDARDYVSEIDRSAEQLIIAALRKAYPNHGILGEEGGLLEGSGDGKDYLWVIDPLDGTTNFLRGVPHYAVSIACKYRGRLEHAVVLDPVRQEEFTASRGRGAALNGRRLRVSARKSLEGALLGTGFPFRDGQMDNLDSYLNMFRSLVGQTAGLRRAGAASLDLAYVAAGRYDAFWEFGLSEWDMAAGALLIQEAGGLVSDFSGSHEFLEKGQIVAGNTKCFKAVLTAIQPHLTPALKR, from the coding sequence ATGCAGCCCATGCTGAATATCGCGCTGCGCGCCGCCCGTAGCGCTGGCGAAATGATTGTTCGTTCCACCGAGCGCCTGGACGTGATCTCGGTTAGCGAAAAGGACGCGCGCGATTACGTCTCGGAGATCGACCGCAGCGCCGAACAGCTCATCATTGCCGCATTGCGCAAGGCCTATCCCAACCACGGCATCCTTGGCGAGGAAGGCGGACTGCTGGAAGGCAGTGGCGACGGCAAGGATTACCTGTGGGTGATCGACCCGCTGGACGGCACGACCAACTTCCTGCGCGGCGTCCCCCACTATGCGGTCAGCATCGCATGCAAATACCGGGGCCGCCTCGAACACGCGGTAGTGCTTGACCCGGTACGCCAGGAAGAATTCACCGCGAGCCGCGGCCGTGGCGCGGCACTGAACGGTCGCCGCCTGCGTGTCAGCGCGCGCAAAAGCCTGGAAGGCGCCCTGCTCGGTACCGGATTCCCATTCCGCGACGGCCAAATGGACAACCTGGACAGCTATCTGAACATGTTCCGCAGCCTGGTCGGGCAAACAGCGGGGCTGCGTCGCGCCGGCGCTGCCAGCCTGGATCTCGCCTATGTAGCAGCCGGCCGCTACGACGCGTTCTGGGAGTTCGGGCTATCGGAATGGGACATGGCCGCAGGCGCCCTTCTGATCCAGGAAGCGGGCGGACTGGTTAGCGACTTCAGCGGTAGCCACGAATTCCTCGAGAAGGGCCAGATCGTGGCGGGCAACACCAAATGCTTCAAAGCCGTGCTGACCGCAATCCAGCCGCACCTGACCCCTGCATTGAAGCGCTGA
- the secF gene encoding protein translocase subunit SecF, which yields MKRVINFMGVRHLAFAMTVVLTLASLASLAIKGLNFGLDFTGGTLIELSYEKPVALDQVRAQLSRSDFGAAVVQSFGATTDVLVRMPGDDPLLGERIAEALRSGEDAAAVTVKRVEFVGPAVGEELRDQGGLGMLLALGGILVYVAFRFQWKFGLGAVLSLFHDVILVLGVFSLFQITFDLTVLAAVLAVIGYSLNDTIVIFDRIRENFRILRKAELLENINISTTQTLLRTLATSVSTLLAVGALMVFGGENLWGFSLALLIGVGAGTYSSVYVAGMLLVWLNLTRDDLIPPVVEEVDELP from the coding sequence ATGAAACGCGTAATCAACTTCATGGGCGTGCGTCATCTGGCGTTTGCCATGACCGTCGTGTTGACGCTTGCCTCGCTCGCCAGCCTGGCGATCAAAGGGCTCAATTTTGGTCTGGATTTCACCGGGGGGACGCTGATCGAGCTGTCCTATGAGAAGCCGGTGGCTCTGGACCAAGTCCGCGCTCAGCTGTCGCGTTCCGACTTCGGCGCGGCGGTTGTGCAAAGTTTCGGTGCCACGACCGATGTGCTGGTGAGGATGCCGGGCGACGATCCCTTGCTCGGCGAGCGCATCGCAGAGGCGTTGCGCAGTGGCGAAGATGCTGCTGCCGTCACCGTCAAGCGCGTCGAGTTCGTCGGGCCCGCCGTTGGCGAAGAGCTGCGTGATCAGGGCGGGTTGGGCATGTTGCTCGCTCTGGGTGGCATCCTGGTATACGTCGCCTTCCGCTTTCAGTGGAAGTTCGGCCTGGGAGCGGTGCTCTCGCTGTTCCACGACGTGATCCTGGTGCTCGGCGTCTTCTCGCTGTTCCAGATAACCTTCGATCTGACTGTGTTGGCAGCGGTATTGGCAGTCATTGGCTACTCGCTCAACGACACCATCGTTATCTTCGACCGGATTCGCGAAAACTTCCGCATCCTGCGCAAGGCGGAGCTGCTGGAGAACATCAACATCTCCACCACGCAAACCCTGCTGCGTACCCTGGCGACTTCCGTGTCCACGCTGCTGGCGGTCGGTGCGCTGATGGTCTTCGGTGGCGAGAACCTTTGGGGTTTCTCGCTGGCCTTGTTGATCGGCGTCGGTGCGGGCACCTACTCGTCGGTGTACGTCGCCGGGATGTTGCTGGTCTGGCTGAATCTCACCCGTGACGACTTGATCCCGCCTGTTGTCGAGGAGGTCGACGAGCTTCCCTGA